One window of the Thermoflexus hugenholtzii JAD2 genome contains the following:
- a CDS encoding FKBP-type peptidyl-prolyl cis-trans isomerase, with product MLQERLTVQDNMVVTLAYTLRLKDGRVVESSEESEPITFIQGAGEILPALEEALYGMAVGEEKEVWLAPEDAYGPRRADAYQVVPRSEFPEDFPLAPGVGLYVYTETGEAFPAYIAEVGPDTVTLDFNHPLAGEELHFTVKILALRPATPEELEHGHPHEG from the coding sequence ATGCTGCAAGAGCGATTGACGGTCCAGGACAACATGGTGGTGACCCTGGCCTACACCCTTCGCCTGAAGGACGGCCGGGTGGTGGAGTCGTCCGAGGAAAGCGAGCCCATCACGTTCATCCAGGGTGCCGGCGAGATCCTCCCCGCCCTGGAGGAAGCCCTCTACGGAATGGCCGTGGGGGAGGAGAAGGAGGTCTGGCTGGCCCCTGAGGACGCGTATGGGCCACGGCGCGCGGACGCCTATCAGGTGGTTCCCCGCAGCGAGTTCCCCGAGGATTTCCCGCTGGCCCCGGGCGTCGGCTTGTATGTCTACACCGAAACCGGCGAGGCGTTCCCGGCCTACATCGCAGAGGTGGGGCCGGACACGGTCACTCTCGATTTCAATCACCCCTTGGCCGGGGAGGAGCTCCATTTCACGGTGAAGATCCTGGCCCTGCGTCCGGCGACCCCTGAGGAGCTGGAGCACGGCCATCCCCACGAGGGCTGA